The proteins below come from a single Streptomyces sp. NBC_01276 genomic window:
- a CDS encoding SMI1/KNR4 family protein, with protein MWTQVVAALPGTAVFRPPVSEASLIHCATTLGHPLPAELVALLRESNGMEDEYGDGLIWSAERIASENRTLREDAGLTKLYMPFDPLLFFADAGNGDLFALLPRIDRPDVFVWNHEDDSRTWAAPSLAKYLEWWLTGQIKL; from the coding sequence GTGTGGACCCAAGTCGTTGCGGCGCTGCCCGGTACGGCCGTCTTCCGGCCACCGGTGTCGGAGGCGTCGCTCATCCACTGCGCGACGACGCTCGGCCATCCATTGCCCGCGGAACTCGTCGCCCTGCTCCGCGAGAGCAACGGCATGGAGGACGAGTACGGTGACGGGCTCATCTGGTCCGCCGAACGCATCGCGTCCGAGAACCGGACCCTGCGCGAGGACGCCGGGCTCACCAAGCTGTACATGCCGTTCGATCCGCTGCTCTTCTTCGCGGACGCGGGGAACGGAGACCTCTTCGCACTCCTCCCCAGGATCGACCGGCCCGACGTCTTCGTCTGGAACCACGAGGACGACAGCCGTACCTGGGCGGCACCGAGCTTGGCCAAGTACCTCGAATGGTGGCTGACGGGGCAGATCAAGCTGTAG
- a CDS encoding RES domain-containing protein — MSRDTDTAQPDVSLIPAPERGIWRLGKSKNPVTYEKISQEDSDRTGGNRWSLVSYGTLYCASEHDGCFAEALAPFRVSPAMREVIADDWQEPYYMGPGKMPRDWTTRHTLVRLQPPKEARFLDVDDERTLKTLSHELEDKLAEQGVDLLTTEHVQGFNRRITRLISAWAITQRTGPSEQERLVHGIAYRSRFGMRQCWAVFSDVALKQEESSLVFPEAEALRRVADEYGLTML, encoded by the coding sequence ATGAGCCGGGACACCGACACCGCACAGCCGGACGTCAGCCTCATCCCCGCACCGGAACGCGGCATCTGGCGGCTGGGGAAATCCAAGAATCCGGTCACGTACGAAAAGATCAGCCAGGAGGACTCCGACCGGACGGGCGGCAACCGCTGGAGCCTGGTCAGCTACGGCACCCTCTACTGCGCCTCCGAACACGACGGCTGCTTCGCCGAGGCCTTAGCCCCCTTCCGCGTGAGCCCCGCCATGCGGGAGGTCATCGCGGACGACTGGCAGGAGCCGTACTACATGGGCCCCGGCAAGATGCCCCGCGACTGGACCACGCGCCACACCCTGGTCCGTCTGCAGCCGCCCAAGGAGGCCCGCTTCCTCGACGTGGACGACGAACGGACCCTCAAGACGCTCTCCCACGAGCTGGAGGACAAGCTGGCGGAGCAGGGCGTCGACCTGCTCACCACGGAACACGTCCAGGGCTTCAACCGCCGGATCACCCGGCTGATCTCCGCCTGGGCCATCACCCAGCGCACCGGCCCCTCGGAGCAGGAGCGCCTCGTCCACGGCATCGCCTACCGCTCCCGCTTCGGCATGCGCCAGTGCTGGGCCGTCTTCAGCGACGTGGCACTGAAGCAGGAGGAGTCCAGTCTGGTCTTCCCCGAGGCGGAGGCGCTGCGGCGGGTGGCGGACGAGTACGGCCTGACCATGCTGTGA
- a CDS encoding XRE family transcriptional regulator → MPSHTTTTTASAATKSAVSAERAHIATVRMHISEIARFLQDNLGQRLTARIANISDPKQVGKWASGDTTPRHESEERLRAALQVFQLIQDAESLYTARAWMIGMNPQLEDEAPAQCIADGRMRDVMVAARAYVDGG, encoded by the coding sequence ATGCCTTCACACACCACCACCACGACCGCCTCCGCCGCCACCAAGAGCGCCGTGAGTGCCGAACGGGCCCACATCGCCACCGTGCGCATGCACATCAGCGAGATCGCCCGGTTCCTCCAGGACAACCTGGGCCAGCGCCTGACCGCGCGCATCGCCAACATCAGCGACCCCAAGCAGGTCGGCAAGTGGGCATCGGGCGACACCACCCCCCGGCACGAATCCGAGGAGCGCCTGCGCGCCGCCCTCCAGGTCTTCCAACTCATCCAGGACGCCGAGAGCCTCTACACGGCGCGCGCCTGGATGATCGGCATGAACCCGCAGCTGGAGGACGAAGCACCGGCCCAGTGCATCGCCGACGGCCGCATGCGCGACGTCATGGTGGCGGCCCGCGCCTACGTGGACGGCGGCTGA